From the Bacteroidia bacterium genome, the window AACAACTAAAATTCACACTGCTTATTATACCGTAGGAAACTACAAAAACCTTCGCGACAAACAAGTGCTTTCTAAAAAAGGTGGTGTCCTTGGTTTAGGTAAAAAAGCAACTGTAGTGCCTGCAATTAAAAACGACAATTTCACCAAAATCGATTATACCCAAATCAGCACTATTCCTGTGAATAGTAAAAAAGTTGAGTTGGTTACTACACACCCTGATGGATCATACAAAATTGAAAAGAACAATGATCTTGTTAGCGACATTTTGATTACAGACCCTGAAAAATTCTGGAGTGCATCAAAATATCTTGTTGTATTGACCAAATAATAAAAACAGAAAATAAAATATTCTTTGGTTTTAGGTTGGGTAGCGGGGCAGCAATGCTCCGCTTTTTCTTTTTAAGAGATGAATGTTTAATAAAATTTTTTACCTAAGTATGTTATGTTACAAAGTCACCATACATTTGTCCCTCCTGACATTAAGAAGTTATGCAAAAGAAATTTTTTTGCCTTATACTATTGGCATTTGGGTGTTTAAACCTCCATGCACAAACAAATCCTGCACAAGCAACTGAAAAAGAATCGTTAGTTAACTGGATTAGCTTAAACGAAGCTGAAAAACGAAACAAGGAAATTCCAAAGCCCATTATTATTGATTTTTATACCAGCTGGTGTAGCTGGTGCAAGGTGATGATGAATACAACTTATTCAGACCCATCAATAGCCTCATATATCAATGCCAATTTTTATCCGGTTAAATTTGATGCTGAAACCAAAGACACTATCGAGTATGATGGGGTTACCTACAAACCAACAGGCACGCAAAAGCGCGACCCGAATGAATTTGCAGTAAAAATGCTAAATGGTACCATGATGTATCCTTCTACTATTTTCATGAATAAGGCTGCTAACTTTACCATGTCTGCACAGGGATATTTGGAAACAAAGAAGATAGAACCCATGTTGGTTTTTACCTTGGAAAATGGCTTTCGAAACAGCAGCTATGAAGATTTTAATGCCCAATTTCAAAAAGCATTTTACGATTCCTTACAAACCAATATTTACGAATCTGTTAAATGGCAAACCCCTGCACAGTTTTTTATTAAAGACAAAAAGCCGGATCAGAATAAGAAAATTGTATTTATCAATACAGACTGGTGCAATACGTGCCGTGTTATGTACAGAACAACTTTTAGTGATACTGCTGTAAGCAGCATGTTATCCAAACATTTTGAATTGGTAAATTTCAATCCTGAAACTAATGACAAATTATTTTTTCAGGATAAAGAATTTGAGAACATACATTCTAAAGAAATGCCGTTTCATCAGTTGGTGTATGCACTTAGCCGAAACGGATTAATATTTCCACAAGTAATATTTATGGATGAAAAGAATACCGTTGTTGATGCTATTCCATTTTACCTGAATCCAAATGTTTTTAAAAATATTGTACGCTTTTACGGAGAAGATATTTATAAATCAAAAAACTGGGAGACATATATCAAAGAACAGGAAACAAAATAATCCCTGATAATTATCTTAGATAAAATTTAAAGGCCTGATAACACAAATCTCTTCCGTATGAAAAGCTTAAAAAATCCTGTTACTTTTATATTTATTACTGTATTAGTTGACTGCATCGGTATTGGAATTATTTTTCCGGTAATTGCATCATTGATAACAGAAGTTAGTCATGTTCCCGTCAACAAAGCAACAACATACAGCGGTTGGATGATGACTCTTTATGCTTTGATGCAGTTTGTTTTTTCTCCTGTCCTTGGTGGCATCAGTGATCGCTATGGTCGCAGACCGGTGCTACTCTTGTCATTGTTAGGTTTAGGTATTGATTACCTGTTTTTATCAGTGGCACACACCCTCACGCTATTATTTATTGGAAGAATTATTGCTGGAATATGTGGTGCAAGTTTTACTACCAGTTTTGCCTACATTGCCGATGTTAGTCCGTCTGAAAAAAGAGCTCAGTATTTTGGAATGATGGGTGCAGCCTTTGGTGTCGGATTTATCATTGGTCCTGTTCTTGGGGCATTAGCAAGTCATTGGGGTGTGCGTGCACCTTTTGTTGTAGCTGCATGTTTGTCTCTACTAAATTTTCTATATGGATATTTTATTTTGCCCGAATCATTGAAACCCGAAAACAGAAGAGCATTTCAGTGGAAGCGAGCGAATCCTTTGGGTGCATTTATTCAGATTAAAAAAAGCAAGAATATCAGAACACTCATCTTTACCATGTTTTTACTTTATCTTGCAGGTCAGGTAATGCCTTCTATCTGGGCATTCTACACCAAGTTTACCTACAACTGGTCTGATGCAGAAATAGGTTATTCATTAGCTTTTGTCGGTGTGATGGTGGCTATTGTACAAGGCGGATTAATTAAATGGTCACAAACAAAATTGGGTAGTCACACTTCAATTTATACAGGACTTGCTTTTTATCTGGTAGGATTAACACTGTTTGCCATTGCCAATCAATCGTGGATGCTTTATGCATTTACTTTTATCTATGCATTAGGAGGCATTGGTCCGCCATCAATTCAAGGAATCATTTCAGGTTTAGTACCGCCTAATGAACAAGGCGAACTACAAGGAATGATGACTGCACTAATGAGTGTGTCAACAATTTTATCTCCACTACTCATGACTAATTTGTTTTACAATTTTACAAAACCCGAAACGATATTTTATTTTTCCGGAGCACCATTTGCTGCTGCTGCAATTTTAGTGTTGATTTCATTCTTTGTGGTAAAACGGGGCATAAGAAATTTGTCACGCGTAAATGCCTGAACCGTTATTTCTCCGAAAGACTTACTTTGTAAAAATTGTTTGAAGCACCACACGTCCTACCATATTTAATGTGTTTTTATCAATTATTGAAAGGTTGTCGCCATGTGTATGATGATAAGGTGGATATTCTTTCTTTACATTGTCGTAGTGAACAATATCAATGGTTCTGATATTGGCAAGTTGATTTATGTATAAATGGTCATCTATTGTTTGTGGAGCAGGTTCATTAATAAAATATTGTCCATAGCCCATGTTTTGCGCTATGTTCCAAACCCTGCTCAACACATCCGGTGCATAATACAATGATGTTCCTTCCTTTGGAAAAACCGGATGAACACCACCAACCATATCGAGAAGTATTCCGTATTGCGCAAAATAATCGGAGCGATGCATGTTCTTTGCCCAGAATTGTGAACCCAAGCACCATGTATTTTCCTGACGTGGAAAACGGGTATCATCTTCTTCCTGCCCGTAATCTTCAAGGTCAACCAACAATATATCAATGCCTGTTTCAAGTCCTGATGCAGGCAACAACCTTGCAATTTCAAGCAACACTGCCACACCACTCGCTCCATCATTTGCTCCGTCAAAAGGTTGATCCTTTCCAATTGAATCATGATCGGCCCAAGGGCGTGTGTCCCAGTGCGCAAGCAACAACACTCTTTGTTTTGCCTCAGGTTTATATTCAGCAATAATATTTTTAAGTCTGAATTTTTTATTATCGAATGTGGTTATTGTTTCAGACTGAATTTGTGTCTGTAAACCAAAAGATTTTAATTTCTGAAAAAGATAATCAGCGCATTTTGCATGTGCATCAGTTCCCGGAACACGTGGACCAAATTCAACTTGTGTCTGTAAATAATGCAAGGCCGAATCACTATTAAATGCCGGCACGGGAATATTAATTGCGGCTGGAGCTTCCTGTTTTGTTTCTGTACTCTCCGGTGCAGGCTGTTTACACGAACCTATTACAAGTAAACTAGCAATGGTAAGTAATTTTAAAAAACTATATTTTTTCCCAAGTACTGCCATCTTTTGAGTCTTTAACATTTATTCCCATTGCATTTAAACTGTTACGAATATGATCCGAAACAGAAAATTCTTTTTTTGCTTTAGCCTGATTACGCATTTCAAGAACCAATTGCATTACATTATCAAACATAGACTGATCGCCTGAAGCAACTGAATCGTCCATCAGTCCTGCAATATCAAAAACAAAATGCTGAATAATTGATTTTGCTTCTGCAATATCTTCTTTAGTCATCTTCTCTTTTCCATCATTGGCAGAGTTGATTATCCGAACTAACTCAAACAACTGTGCAACCATTACCGGACTGTTGAAGTCATCGTTCATGGCATCATAGGCGTTCTTTCTTATTAAAGATAAATTTACAGAGGTAACGTCTGAGGCCTTTACGCTGTTGAGTGTTTTAACGGCAGACATCAATCGCTGATAGCCCTTTTCTGCTGCCTGCAAAGCTTCATTGCTGAAGTCGAGCGTACTTCTGTAATGCGTCTGCATCATAAAAAAGCGAACAGCCATAGGCGAATAGCCTTTTTTGAGTAAAGGATGATTGCCTGTAAAAAGTTCACCCGGAAGAAATCCATTACCAGCAGATTTTGACATTCGCGTACCGTTAACCGTTAACATGTTGGTATGCATCCAATAGCGGCATGGCTGCACGTTGCTGCATGCCTGCGACTGTGCAATCTCATTGGTATGATGTGTTGCTGCAAGGTCCATTCCGCCACCATGAATATCAAAGGTAGTACCCAAATATTTAGTACTCATTGCCGAACATTCAATATGCCATCCGGGAAAGCCAATTCCCCAAGGCGAAGGCCATCGCATGATATGCTCAGGCTTTGCATTAATCCACAGTGCAAAATCCAATCGCCCTTTTTTTTCATCCTGTCCACCCAGTTCACGTGTGTTGGCAATCATATCTTCCAACAAGCGGTTGGTGAGCTGACCGTAGTTAAATTCTTTACTGTATTTCTCTACATCAAAATAAACAGTGCCATTCACTTCATAAGCATAACCATTGCTGATGATTTGCTTAATCATTTCAATCTGCTCAATGATATGTCCGGTTGCAGTAGGTTCAATACTTGGCGGCAAGGTGTTGAATGCACGCATCACATCATGAAAACCTAAGGTGTAACGTTGCACAATTTCCATTGGCTCTAATTGTTCCAGACGTGCTTTCTTAGCAAACTTATCATCACCTTCATCTCTATCGCCTTCGAGGTGACCGGCATCGGTAATATTTCTTACATAACGCACTTTATATCCCAGGTGCAAGAGATAACGATAAATGAGATCGAAAGAAATAAATGTGCGGCAGTTACCTAAGTGCACATCACTATAAACAGTAGGACCGCAAACATACAGTCCTACGAATGGAGGTGTTAATGGCTCAAATTGTTCTTTCTGTCGTGAAAGTGTATTGTAAATATTCAGCGGTTGATATTCCATGTTTATTTTTTGTATTTTTCTCTGATGTGTTTTAACATTTCTGAGGTCATTTCTTTGAGATCGTACTGATGCTTCCATCCCCACTCTTTTTGTGCAATACTATCATCAATGCTTGCAGGCCATGAGTCGGCAATTTGCTGACGTGAATCAGGTGTGTATGTGCAGGTAAAAGTTGGAATATGTTTTCTTATTTCTTCAACCAATTCAGCAGGTGAAAAAGAAATACCTGCAAGATTATATCCACTGCGTGTTTTAATTTTTTCTACAGGTGCATTCATCAGTTCCAACGTTGCACGAATAGCATCGGGCATATACATCATTGGCAGTGTAGTATTTTCTTTCAGAAAACAGTCGTAAGTATTTTTCAAAACTGCATCATGAAATATATTTACAGCATAGTCTGTAGTTCCTCCTCCCGGGTCAGCTTTGTAACTTATCAGGCCGGGATAACGAATACTTCTAACATCAACGTGATGTTTTTGATTGTAATATTCGCACCAGCGCTCACCGGCTTGTTTACTGATGCCATATACTGTTGATGGCTCCATTATTGTTTGCTGTGGTGTTGAATTGCGAGGGGTTGTTGGACCGAAAACAGCAATGGAGCTTGGCCAAAATAATTTGATGCCGGTATTTTCTTTGCAATAATCGAGCATTACAAACAGTCCATCCATGTTGAGTTTCCATGCTGCTTTAGGTTTTTGCTCTGCCACTGCCGATAATAATGCTGCAAGTAAATAAACCTGCTTTACATTATTTTTCTTTATGAGGTCGTACACCTGCTGTGTATCCAACACATCGGCCATATAGAATGGACCCTTCGCTTTAAAATCGGCAGGCTGATCTTTTATGTCTGTTGCAATAACATTGTCAGACCCATATAATCTTCTGAGTTCTTCTACCAGGTCTGTTCCTATCTGACCTGCGGAACCCAGCACAAGCGTTCGCTCTGTTTGTGACATATTTTACAAATATCTGTGAAAGGACAAAAGTAAAATTTCTAGGCGTTTGTTTAAATGCCTTCTACATAAATCCTTCGGACTTCTTTTATTTTGGTTACTGGCGCTATTATAGCGCAGGTTTTTTCTTTTATAAAAATGCTGAAATTAAGATTGAGAAGGCTTTTGCAATTTCTTAACTATTTATTACAAGATGCTTTCTACTTTTGAAAAAAATCTAAACAATGAAAAAGCAAGTTATATACCTCTCTGTATGCTTCCTTATAGCGTTAAATTGCCAAGCACAACTTTTTAATGGTGATAAACCTGCATTTACCCATGCTGATTCGTTACGTGGTTTTCTGTCGCCAATAAGAAGTTGTTATGATGTTAAATTTTACGACTTGTCAGTTACATTGAATATTCCTGATGAATCTATTTTGGGTAGCAACAGCATTTGGTTTGAAGTAGTAAGCCCAACAAAAATGATTCAAGTTGATTTAACAGAAAAGTTATCAGTTACCGCTATTACTGATGAGCATAACAATAAACTAAACTTTAGTCGTGATGGTAATGCCATAATGATTTCTTTTCCAACAATATTAAATAAAGGCATGCATTACAAAATAAAAATTGACTACTTCGGGAAGCCTGTTGTTGGCAAGATGTTGCCCTGGGATGGTGGCTTTAAATGGACTAAGGACGAAGATGGTTTGCCATGGGTGGCTGTTGCCTGTCAGGGAACAGGTGCTAGTGTGTGGTGGCCATGCAAAGATCATCAAAGTGATGAGCCTGACAGTATGATGATAAATATTACTGTTCCAAAAGAATTGATGGATATTTCAAACGGAAGACTTCGTAAAAAAACTCCTGTGGGTAATGATATGATGCAATATAGTTGGTTTGTCAGTTATCCGATAAATACTTACAATGTAACCATAAATGTTGGAGCCTATGTTCATTTTAATGATTTGCATGTAAACAACAACGATACTTTAACACTTGACTATTATGTAAAATCATACAATTTAGAGAAAGCAAAAAAACAATTTGAGCAAGTGAAACCTATGTTGAATTGTTTTGAAAAATATTTTGGAAAATATCCTTTTTACCGTGATGGTTATAAGTTGGTAGAAACACCATACCTGGGCATGGAACACCAGAGTTGTATTGCCTATGGAAACAAATATAAAACCGGATATTTGGGAGCGGATTTTTCAGGTATAGGTCTAGATTTTGACTATATCATCATTCATGAGACAGCACATGAATGGTGGGGAAATAATCTAACAACAAAAGACATTGCTGATATGTGGGTACATGAAGGCTTTGGCAGCTATGCAGAAGTGCTTTATGTAGAATGTTTGTATGGAAAAGCAAAAGCACTTGACTACGTCAATGCACAACGTAAAAAAGTAGGAAACAAAACTCCGGTCATTGGTCCTTATGATGTTAACACAGAAGGAAGTGGTGATATGTACCCTAAAGGGAGCCTGTTATTAAACACCATCAGACATTATATTGATAATGACTCCTTGTTTTTTTCTATTCTGATGAACCTGCAAAAAACATTTGCTTATCAAACCATCACCTCTGCAGATGTTGAATCATTAATGACAAAACAGTCAGGTAAAAATCTTGCACCAATATTTGATCAATACCTGCGCCAAGCAGCAATTCCTGTTTTTGAATATGAAGTGGTGAAAGAAAAACCATTACAAATACGTTATCGCTGGACAGCAAATGTTGCTGCTTTTAATTTACCGGTAAGAGTAGATTGTAACAATGAAAATAAAAGGTTATCCGTAACAACACAATGGCAGGAAACAACACTTGAAGGGTTTGACAGTAATTGTTTAACTGTAAGAGATGACCTTGGCTATTTTCACATCACTAAATTGAATAAATAAAAAAGGCTGCCCTTTAACAGACAGCCTGATATTAAAATCAACTCAATATTATTGTACAACCAATTTAAGTTGTTGTAGTTGTTTGCCGGTGTCAATTTTTACAATATAAATTCCCTTTGTGAAATTTTCTGAAGGAATTGTTATGTTACTTAGCCCATTTACTTGCTTTGCAAATGATGAAACCAAACGGCCATTCAATTCTGTAACAACAATATTAACTGTTGTGGCATTGTCGCTGTTTATAATAAGTTGCGAGTTACCTGTTGCAGGATTCGGATAAAGTGCAATAGCTTCAATACTGTTGTTTTCCAAAACCGATAATGGACCCATGTCATATTTATCAAAATAGAAGTTGCCGTTAGCAGAACCACCAAATCCGGTGAATACCATTTTCCATTTATGATTATTTTTGTCTATGACAAAATAAGCAACAGAATCTTCAATTACGAATGTTGAGCCGTTGAAAGCTTTCCAGTCATAGCCAATAAGGTTGTTTTCGTATGAATACCCATAACCTGCATCGGTGGCAGTAGTTACATCATTTACCGGATAGGCTTTAACAGATTGTACACTGTCGTTGGTGAGTACCCCTGTAACTTTGTAATTGATAAAATGATCAACATATTGCTGGAAACAAAGATCCCAACTGTCCTTGGTTGGTTCGCGGTCCAAGAACTGATCGTTTGCAATTGAGTAGTAGCCGAAGTTCTTTGCAGGATAGCTCAACTTTTGTAATGAACGTTGAATTTCATTGCTGCCATCTAAATCAGCAATTCGAAAATTATAGGTTGCATTGATAAGCGATTCAATCCAGATTTTTTTAACTGTATTACTATTTAGTTTTATAAAATAAACAGAATCACCCATTACAGCGTGCGAGCCTAAATCATACTCTCCCCAGCCGAGATCAAACATATCGGATGTGTCTGCTGTGGTGTTGAATGCACCGTTAAACATATGTGCTTCGTTATTCAACAACTCGTAATTGTACATACCTGTTGTATCTGCAGCTGTCATGGTACTCCACTCCGAGGCATCTTTATTTGCTTTAAAAAGTTTTACATTATTCTTTGAATTGATGAGAATGGCTGCTTCAAAACCTGAAATCTGAAATCCAAGGTCCCAATCAGTATTGTCAATGGTTGATATGGTAGCATTGGCCATACTGTAAAAAGTCTGATTGGTGTAGCCGGCATTAATGGTTACTGTTTCGCTTACTTGTGCAATTGCAGTAAAAGGCAGTAACAGTGCTATCAATAATTTAGTAGTTGTAGAAATGTGTATCATTTGATTATTTAATTTAAGAATTTAAAAAATACGTTGATAATAAAATGCAGGATAACCTCTTTCGCCTGAAGTATTGTAAAAATCATAGAACTTTATTTTATAATACTGATCGTTTTTATCCTTGAGTATATAATATATGTCGGGTGTTATGTAATATTTATTGTCGTTAAAATTGAAATACTTCCATTCAAATCCAATAATATTTCCTGTTGAATAGAATGGATAAGAAGAAATATCGTTATGATTAAAATTCTCGAATGGCATATAACCGGGCAGAGAATCTTTTTTAAGAATTGCACAGGTAATATTGTTCCATCGGTTAGACAGAACACCGTTTACAGAAT encodes:
- a CDS encoding DUF255 domain-containing protein is translated as MQKKFFCLILLAFGCLNLHAQTNPAQATEKESLVNWISLNEAEKRNKEIPKPIIIDFYTSWCSWCKVMMNTTYSDPSIASYINANFYPVKFDAETKDTIEYDGVTYKPTGTQKRDPNEFAVKMLNGTMMYPSTIFMNKAANFTMSAQGYLETKKIEPMLVFTLENGFRNSSYEDFNAQFQKAFYDSLQTNIYESVKWQTPAQFFIKDKKPDQNKKIVFINTDWCNTCRVMYRTTFSDTAVSSMLSKHFELVNFNPETNDKLFFQDKEFENIHSKEMPFHQLVYALSRNGLIFPQVIFMDEKNTVVDAIPFYLNPNVFKNIVRFYGEDIYKSKNWETYIKEQETK
- a CDS encoding TCR/Tet family MFS transporter, whose product is MKSLKNPVTFIFITVLVDCIGIGIIFPVIASLITEVSHVPVNKATTYSGWMMTLYALMQFVFSPVLGGISDRYGRRPVLLLSLLGLGIDYLFLSVAHTLTLLFIGRIIAGICGASFTTSFAYIADVSPSEKRAQYFGMMGAAFGVGFIIGPVLGALASHWGVRAPFVVAACLSLLNFLYGYFILPESLKPENRRAFQWKRANPLGAFIQIKKSKNIRTLIFTMFLLYLAGQVMPSIWAFYTKFTYNWSDAEIGYSLAFVGVMVAIVQGGLIKWSQTKLGSHTSIYTGLAFYLVGLTLFAIANQSWMLYAFTFIYALGGIGPPSIQGIISGLVPPNEQGELQGMMTALMSVSTILSPLLMTNLFYNFTKPETIFYFSGAPFAAAAILVLISFFVVKRGIRNLSRVNA
- a CDS encoding M28 family peptidase; translation: MAVLGKKYSFLKLLTIASLLVIGSCKQPAPESTETKQEAPAAINIPVPAFNSDSALHYLQTQVEFGPRVPGTDAHAKCADYLFQKLKSFGLQTQIQSETITTFDNKKFRLKNIIAEYKPEAKQRVLLLAHWDTRPWADHDSIGKDQPFDGANDGASGVAVLLEIARLLPASGLETGIDILLVDLEDYGQEEDDTRFPRQENTWCLGSQFWAKNMHRSDYFAQYGILLDMVGGVHPVFPKEGTSLYYAPDVLSRVWNIAQNMGYGQYFINEPAPQTIDDHLYINQLANIRTIDIVHYDNVKKEYPPYHHTHGDNLSIIDKNTLNMVGRVVLQTIFTK
- the cysS gene encoding cysteine--tRNA ligase: MEYQPLNIYNTLSRQKEQFEPLTPPFVGLYVCGPTVYSDVHLGNCRTFISFDLIYRYLLHLGYKVRYVRNITDAGHLEGDRDEGDDKFAKKARLEQLEPMEIVQRYTLGFHDVMRAFNTLPPSIEPTATGHIIEQIEMIKQIISNGYAYEVNGTVYFDVEKYSKEFNYGQLTNRLLEDMIANTRELGGQDEKKGRLDFALWINAKPEHIMRWPSPWGIGFPGWHIECSAMSTKYLGTTFDIHGGGMDLAATHHTNEIAQSQACSNVQPCRYWMHTNMLTVNGTRMSKSAGNGFLPGELFTGNHPLLKKGYSPMAVRFFMMQTHYRSTLDFSNEALQAAEKGYQRLMSAVKTLNSVKASDVTSVNLSLIRKNAYDAMNDDFNSPVMVAQLFELVRIINSANDGKEKMTKEDIAEAKSIIQHFVFDIAGLMDDSVASGDQSMFDNVMQLVLEMRNQAKAKKEFSVSDHIRNSLNAMGINVKDSKDGSTWEKI
- a CDS encoding NAD-dependent epimerase/dehydratase family protein — protein: MSQTERTLVLGSAGQIGTDLVEELRRLYGSDNVIATDIKDQPADFKAKGPFYMADVLDTQQVYDLIKKNNVKQVYLLAALLSAVAEQKPKAAWKLNMDGLFVMLDYCKENTGIKLFWPSSIAVFGPTTPRNSTPQQTIMEPSTVYGISKQAGERWCEYYNQKHHVDVRSIRYPGLISYKADPGGGTTDYAVNIFHDAVLKNTYDCFLKENTTLPMMYMPDAIRATLELMNAPVEKIKTRSGYNLAGISFSPAELVEEIRKHIPTFTCTYTPDSRQQIADSWPASIDDSIAQKEWGWKHQYDLKEMTSEMLKHIREKYKK
- a CDS encoding M1 family metallopeptidase, whose protein sequence is MKKQVIYLSVCFLIALNCQAQLFNGDKPAFTHADSLRGFLSPIRSCYDVKFYDLSVTLNIPDESILGSNSIWFEVVSPTKMIQVDLTEKLSVTAITDEHNNKLNFSRDGNAIMISFPTILNKGMHYKIKIDYFGKPVVGKMLPWDGGFKWTKDEDGLPWVAVACQGTGASVWWPCKDHQSDEPDSMMINITVPKELMDISNGRLRKKTPVGNDMMQYSWFVSYPINTYNVTINVGAYVHFNDLHVNNNDTLTLDYYVKSYNLEKAKKQFEQVKPMLNCFEKYFGKYPFYRDGYKLVETPYLGMEHQSCIAYGNKYKTGYLGADFSGIGLDFDYIIIHETAHEWWGNNLTTKDIADMWVHEGFGSYAEVLYVECLYGKAKALDYVNAQRKKVGNKTPVIGPYDVNTEGSGDMYPKGSLLLNTIRHYIDNDSLFFSILMNLQKTFAYQTITSADVESLMTKQSGKNLAPIFDQYLRQAAIPVFEYEVVKEKPLQIRYRWTANVAAFNLPVRVDCNNENKRLSVTTQWQETTLEGFDSNCLTVRDDLGYFHITKLNK
- a CDS encoding T9SS type A sorting domain-containing protein; the protein is MIHISTTTKLLIALLLPFTAIAQVSETVTINAGYTNQTFYSMANATISTIDNTDWDLGFQISGFEAAILINSKNNVKLFKANKDASEWSTMTAADTTGMYNYELLNNEAHMFNGAFNTTADTSDMFDLGWGEYDLGSHAVMGDSVYFIKLNSNTVKKIWIESLINATYNFRIADLDGSNEIQRSLQKLSYPAKNFGYYSIANDQFLDREPTKDSWDLCFQQYVDHFINYKVTGVLTNDSVQSVKAYPVNDVTTATDAGYGYSYENNLIGYDWKAFNGSTFVIEDSVAYFVIDKNNHKWKMVFTGFGGSANGNFYFDKYDMGPLSVLENNSIEAIALYPNPATGNSQLIINSDNATTVNIVVTELNGRLVSSFAKQVNGLSNITIPSENFTKGIYIVKIDTGKQLQQLKLVVQ